The sequence below is a genomic window from Leptospira dzoumogneensis.
CTATATTACTCTTCCGGAGATCCAAGAAATTTAATTTTGTTTTTTTGGTTTGCCCATCCAGCGTAAAGGGCCGCTTCCGTATCTTCCCAGCTTATCTTGTGGGTTCGCTAATTTACAAGTAAGAAGTGAAAGACAGCCACAACCGATACAAACGGATAATCCGTTCTTTAATCTATGAAGTTCCGCGATCTTCTCCTCTATACGTAAACTCCAGGTTTTGGAAAGTTTGGACCAGTCTTGTCCATTGGGAGTATGATCTTCCGGTAATTTTGCGATCTCTGCGGCGATCTCATCCAAGGAAAGTCCCACTCTTTGTGCAAATACTACGAAAGCAATCCTTCTCAAAACATGTCTAGGATATTGTCTATGACCTGAACCTGCTCGAACCGAACGGATCAGTCCTCTTTCTTCATAAAAACGTAATGCAGACGAGGCGACCCCGCTTCTTTTGGAAACTTGTCCGATACTTAAAAATTCGTCCTTATCCACTACATTCTCCCAAATCTAAACTTAAAGTGAACTTTAGGTATGAATTTTATCCAAATAGC
It includes:
- the soxR gene encoding redox-sensitive transcriptional activator SoxR, coding for MDKDEFLSIGQVSKRSGVASSALRFYEERGLIRSVRAGSGHRQYPRHVLRRIAFVVFAQRVGLSLDEIAAEIAKLPEDHTPNGQDWSKLSKTWSLRIEEKIAELHRLKNGLSVCIGCGCLSLLTCKLANPQDKLGRYGSGPLRWMGKPKKQN